One Campylobacter massiliensis DNA window includes the following coding sequences:
- a CDS encoding aldo/keto reductase: MKRREFIKGAATCAAGLAAGVNLFAEQTGQTSAANLTDGVDLSGAKNLGEKLAAMTPYLTLNNRILMPIIGLSADKFDGSKDQNALETALGLGYRLIDTEGDKEEGAAVAFAASGLERGQLFIQSSVGAQNTDENGMIKSFEHSLKKLNTDYVDLLLLRVGAGDASSAWRVLQRLCREGLAAAIGIRDRLGEFGAENLAKIAQGSEVKPAVYQTRSRSYLRRFTARGKVTDHDVQVQLMYEPGQELKEPALAQISEKYGKTRSQIILRWLVQHGVCAVVNFASKERLLENIDIFGFELADEDAAQVEKLWRS; the protein is encoded by the coding sequence ATGAAAAGAAGAGAGTTTATAAAGGGTGCGGCGACCTGCGCGGCGGGGCTTGCTGCGGGAGTAAATTTGTTTGCCGAGCAGACCGGCCAGACTAGTGCGGCAAATTTGACGGACGGCGTAGACCTAAGCGGCGCAAAAAACCTCGGCGAGAAGCTTGCTGCCATGACGCCATATCTTACGCTAAATAATAGAATTTTGATGCCGATCATCGGGCTTAGCGCAGATAAATTTGACGGCTCAAAGGATCAAAACGCGCTAGAGACGGCCCTCGGGTTAGGCTACCGCCTGATCGATACGGAGGGTGATAAGGAGGAGGGTGCGGCTGTTGCATTTGCGGCTAGCGGCTTAGAGCGCGGGCAGCTGTTTATCCAAAGCTCGGTAGGCGCTCAAAACACCGACGAAAACGGCATGATAAAAAGTTTTGAGCATTCGCTAAAAAAACTAAATACCGACTACGTCGATCTGCTTTTGCTGCGCGTAGGGGCGGGCGATGCTAGCTCTGCGTGGCGCGTTTTGCAGAGGCTTTGCCGCGAGGGACTTGCGGCTGCGATCGGCATCCGCGACCGTCTCGGAGAATTCGGGGCCGAAAATTTAGCCAAAATCGCGCAAGGTAGCGAGGTTAAGCCCGCTGTTTATCAGACGCGCTCTCGCTCCTATCTGCGGCGCTTTACTGCACGCGGCAAGGTGACCGACCATGACGTGCAAGTGCAGCTGATGTACGAGCCCGGCCAAGAGCTAAAAGAGCCCGCGCTCGCGCAAATCAGCGAAAAATACGGTAAAACGCGGTCACAAATCATCTTGCGTTGGCTCGTACAACACGGGGTTTGCGCGGTAGTAAACTTCGCTAGCAAGGAGCGATTGCTTGAAAATATCGATATTTTCGGCTTTGAACTCGCGGACGAGGACGCCGCGCAGGTAGAAAAGCTCTGGCGGAGCTAG
- the ypfJ gene encoding KPN_02809 family neutral zinc metallopeptidase — protein MKWQDSRRSDNVEDRRQNSVNSMGSLGALIPIIRFLLGSNIGRVVLVIGAVAYFMGFNPLALLEGGSTGGQRAALDSPQEKEKVAFVSAVLAQTEDVWSKVFKAGGAQYKEPSLVLFRDAVSSACGMASSQTGPFYCPADKKVYLDLSFFDELEAKYKAAGDFAQAYVIAHEVGHHVQNLLGTLGKINELKSRTKSPIEQNALQVKVELQADCYAGVWAHYMGRYKMLEDGDIEEALNAASAIGDDALQKKYQGRVTPDSFTHGSSKQRMTWFKKGFEGGQPSSCAFEM, from the coding sequence ATGAAATGGCAAGACAGCAGACGAAGCGACAACGTCGAGGATAGACGGCAAAACAGCGTAAACAGCATGGGGTCGCTGGGCGCGCTCATACCGATTATCAGATTTTTACTGGGCTCAAACATCGGCCGCGTGGTTTTGGTTATCGGCGCAGTGGCGTATTTTATGGGCTTTAACCCCCTTGCGCTACTTGAGGGCGGCAGTACCGGCGGTCAAAGAGCGGCACTAGATAGCCCGCAGGAGAAGGAAAAGGTCGCCTTCGTTTCAGCTGTTCTGGCGCAGACCGAGGACGTGTGGAGCAAGGTGTTTAAGGCGGGCGGCGCGCAGTACAAGGAGCCTAGTTTGGTGCTTTTTAGAGACGCGGTCTCTAGCGCGTGCGGCATGGCGAGCTCGCAGACGGGGCCTTTTTACTGCCCCGCAGACAAAAAAGTCTATCTCGACCTTAGCTTTTTTGACGAGCTAGAGGCCAAATACAAGGCCGCCGGCGACTTCGCGCAGGCCTACGTGATCGCCCACGAGGTCGGACATCACGTGCAAAATTTACTAGGCACGCTCGGTAAAATAAACGAGCTAAAATCGCGCACCAAAAGCCCTATCGAGCAAAACGCCTTGCAGGTCAAAGTCGAGCTACAAGCCGACTGCTATGCGGGCGTCTGGGCGCACTACATGGGGCGCTACAAGATGCTAGAAGACGGCGACATCGAGGAGGCGCTAAATGCCGCTAGTGCGATAGGCGACGACGCGCTACAGAAGAAATACCAAGGTCGCGTAACGCCTGACTCGTTCACGCACGGCTCGTCAAAGCAGCGTATGACGTGGTTTAAAAAGGGATTTGAAGGCGGACAGCCAAGCTCGTGCGCGTTTGAGATGTAA
- a CDS encoding VanZ family protein, whose amino-acid sequence MNISKISAAFFFIFLIAIEYLALTPAQIKLIENSWDKANHFIAFAALYVTLHFGFSRLNLGAKVAILLAYGIQIEVAQSFVPGRYFSLLDVVADGIGIVFGILAARILDGFKARF is encoded by the coding sequence ATGAATATTTCTAAAATTTCCGCCGCATTTTTCTTTATATTTTTGATAGCCATAGAGTATCTCGCCCTCACGCCCGCGCAGATAAAACTCATCGAAAATAGCTGGGATAAGGCAAATCATTTCATCGCTTTTGCCGCGCTTTACGTTACTTTGCATTTTGGCTTTTCTAGGTTAAATTTGGGCGCAAAGGTTGCTATTTTGCTAGCTTACGGTATCCAGATAGAAGTAGCGCAGTCGTTTGTGCCGGGCCGCTATTTTAGCTTGCTCGACGTCGTCGCAGACGGCATCGGTATAGTTTTTGGTATCTTAGCGGCTAGAATCTTGGACGGGTTTAAGGCTAGATTTTAA
- the argS gene encoding arginine--tRNA ligase — translation MKKSVINEIKGAASFDFALEKPKDKGLAHYAMPTFSLAKQLKKSPVAIAAELASKFENSEVFEATALNGYINFKLKPAFLDKFASASLANPSEFAKGGATSGEKILLEYVSANPTGPLHIGHVRGAVFGDTLARVGLHIGENIATEYYINDAGNQIELLGTSISLWARENLFGESVAYPEKFYRGDYIEPIAKEALEKFGKEIFYDESRNLELAEFGKDKVLVLIKQNLADAQIFIENWASEKSYYDKLPLTLDRLKSENGIYESEGKIWLKSSEVGDEKDRVIVREDGRGTYLAGDVVYHDDKFRRGFDRCINIWGADHHGYIARMKAALHLLGYDENRLEIILSQMVSLLKDGEAYKMSKRAGNVVLMSDVVEEIGYEALRFMFLSKRCDTHLEFDVDELKREDSSNPIFYINYAHARINQIFAKAGKNVADVAGVKFANLNEDGKNLLFEALTLNDVLVDSFNTRAVNKICDYLKSLAANFHKFYNENRVVGSENEDELLKLFAVVALSIKTALGLMGIAAKDKM, via the coding sequence TTGAAAAAAAGCGTAATAAACGAGATAAAAGGCGCCGCAAGCTTTGACTTTGCGCTAGAAAAGCCAAAAGATAAGGGCTTGGCGCACTACGCGATGCCTACTTTTAGCCTAGCAAAACAGCTCAAAAAATCCCCAGTAGCCATCGCCGCCGAGCTGGCGTCTAAATTTGAAAATAGCGAAGTTTTTGAGGCTACGGCGCTCAATGGCTATATAAATTTTAAACTAAAGCCCGCATTTTTAGATAAATTTGCTTCAGCTAGCCTTGCAAATCCGAGCGAGTTTGCAAAAGGCGGCGCAACTAGCGGCGAGAAAATTTTGCTCGAGTACGTCAGCGCAAACCCGACCGGTCCGCTTCATATCGGACACGTTAGGGGCGCTGTTTTCGGCGATACGCTAGCTCGCGTCGGGCTTCACATCGGCGAAAATATCGCGACTGAATACTACATCAACGACGCAGGTAATCAAATCGAGCTTCTAGGCACGTCTATATCGCTTTGGGCGCGCGAAAATCTGTTCGGCGAGAGCGTGGCGTATCCGGAGAAATTTTATCGCGGCGACTACATCGAGCCTATCGCAAAAGAGGCGCTAGAAAAATTCGGCAAAGAGATATTTTACGATGAGAGTCGAAATCTCGAGCTAGCCGAGTTTGGCAAGGATAAAGTGCTTGTTTTGATCAAGCAAAATTTGGCCGACGCGCAAATTTTCATCGAGAACTGGGCTAGCGAAAAGAGCTACTATGACAAGCTCCCTCTCACGCTAGATCGCCTAAAAAGCGAGAACGGCATCTACGAGAGCGAGGGTAAAATCTGGCTAAAATCAAGCGAAGTCGGCGACGAAAAAGACCGCGTCATCGTGCGTGAAGACGGCCGCGGCACTTATCTGGCCGGCGACGTGGTATATCATGACGATAAATTTAGGCGCGGATTTGATCGCTGCATCAACATCTGGGGCGCCGATCACCACGGCTACATCGCGCGTATGAAGGCCGCGCTACATCTGCTTGGATACGACGAAAATCGCCTCGAGATCATACTTTCGCAGATGGTGAGCCTGCTAAAAGACGGCGAAGCCTACAAGATGAGCAAGCGCGCGGGCAACGTCGTGCTGATGAGCGACGTGGTCGAGGAGATCGGCTATGAGGCGCTTAGATTTATGTTTCTTAGCAAGCGCTGCGACACGCACCTGGAGTTTGACGTGGACGAGCTAAAGCGCGAGGATAGCTCAAACCCGATATTTTATATCAACTACGCGCACGCAAGGATCAATCAAATTTTCGCAAAAGCGGGCAAAAACGTCGCCGATGTCGCGGGCGTGAAATTTGCAAATTTGAACGAGGACGGCAAAAATTTGCTATTTGAAGCGCTTACGCTAAACGATGTTTTAGTCGATAGCTTTAACACGCGCGCGGTAAATAAAATTTGCGACTATCTAAAGAGCCTGGCTGCGAATTTTCATAAATTTTACAACGAAAATCGCGTCGTAGGTAGCGAGAACGAAGACGAGCTTTTAAAGCTTTTTGCCGTCGTCGCGCTCTCGATAAAAACTGCTCTGGGGCTAATGGGTATCGCTGCAAAAGACAAGATGTAG
- a CDS encoding twin-arginine translocase TatA/TatE family subunit, translated as MGPSVQQLLIILLIVVLLFGAKKIPELAKGLGKGIKSFKSEMEDDKKAENVEKVEEKKEETATAAKTEDTAKNA; from the coding sequence ATGGGTCCAAGCGTCCAACAATTGCTTATTATTTTACTTATCGTGGTCTTGCTTTTTGGAGCGAAAAAGATCCCCGAGCTCGCAAAAGGCCTAGGTAAGGGAATAAAGAGCTTCAAATCGGAAATGGAAGATGATAAAAAAGCCGAGAACGTAGAAAAAGTAGAAGAGAAAAAAGAAGAAACCGCAACCGCCGCAAAGACTGAAGATACGGCTAAAAACGCGTAA
- the gmk gene encoding guanylate kinase, whose protein sequence is MKGQILIVSGPSGSGKSTLLSRLLKEENDLYFSISSTTRAPRQGEVEGVNYYFIGEDEFKKGIDADEFLEWACVHGNYYGTSLKPVLKALKEGKIAIFDIDVQGFNIAKSKFAENITSVFITTASKNELKSRLQNRGTDSAETIEKRLINAVGEMEHILEYDYFLINDDLQNCYENLRGILRSMRLKTSNLDAKEIINKWNN, encoded by the coding sequence TTGAAGGGGCAAATTTTAATCGTCTCGGGCCCCAGCGGTAGCGGAAAAAGCACGCTTTTAAGCCGTCTTTTAAAAGAGGAAAACGATCTTTATTTTTCGATCTCAAGTACCACGAGAGCGCCGAGGCAGGGCGAGGTCGAGGGCGTGAATTATTATTTTATAGGCGAAGACGAGTTTAAAAAGGGTATAGACGCTGACGAGTTTTTGGAGTGGGCGTGCGTGCACGGCAACTACTACGGCACCTCGCTAAAGCCCGTTTTAAAGGCGCTCAAAGAGGGCAAAATAGCGATTTTTGATATCGACGTGCAAGGCTTTAACATCGCAAAATCAAAATTCGCCGAAAATATCACCTCCGTTTTTATCACGACTGCTAGTAAAAACGAGCTAAAATCAAGGCTGCAAAATCGCGGCACCGATAGCGCGGAAACCATCGAAAAGCGCCTGATAAACGCAGTCGGCGAGATGGAGCATATCTTAGAGTACGATTATTTTTTGATAAACGACGACTTGCAAAACTGCTACGAAAATTTGCGCGGGATTTTGCGCTCGATGCGCCTAAAAACGTCAAATTTAGACGCAAAAGAGATTATTAACAAATGGAATAATTGA
- a CDS encoding saccharopine dehydrogenase, with translation MKIVLVNANPAVSRLATLALSKMGYEYVEIGDVSELSGVFDVLIIDSDIDAKEMNLKEFANKILYLSSKNSPTFENADRILPKPFLPTEFITIVEDLASKTKSAEPTAKDETAEVSVKGFEFIDDPAEDVFEDEIMELDPGELRLDDELDDISQAASGKDSAFDELNEIVKAIDDMDELSEKLGDEELDLHDADDEAMEFEEFEIAAKDDKFDDFSADLDAPDELMDIKFETTDEPELAELGATEFVAADGEEGLEEAQDKFELDFDGSIEDIKHQIDEIDKMDELSENLDASDEPSDTKFETADELDMAEFADMDSADEPEVPQSLERTENSDKFTTEEAKEQDDIFADIDMKFDEPDEQMVQVKNSALGDEFLLGDTEAVGETELAEFATEENLAQDVLDGELAEDIFAADEQDEAEAGLEQDVQEIIESDDIQNEPEIVQELHPSEYGDIEQISEKDMAMALNESGFEGGEAANLSSQKAQTTSKINELKAQISDAVAKNLENSLQDGELREALKNLNIKINISFEEK, from the coding sequence GTGAAAATCGTTCTTGTAAACGCCAACCCCGCGGTATCGCGCTTGGCGACGCTGGCTCTTAGCAAAATGGGTTACGAATACGTCGAGATCGGCGATGTCAGCGAGCTTAGCGGAGTTTTTGACGTGCTTATCATCGATAGCGATATCGACGCAAAAGAGATGAACCTAAAAGAATTTGCAAATAAAATTTTATACCTTTCCTCTAAAAATTCTCCAACCTTTGAAAATGCCGACAGGATACTGCCAAAGCCGTTTTTGCCGACGGAATTTATCACTATCGTGGAGGATCTGGCGAGTAAAACAAAGAGCGCCGAGCCTACGGCAAAAGACGAAACCGCCGAGGTGTCGGTCAAAGGATTTGAGTTTATAGACGATCCGGCCGAAGACGTCTTTGAAGACGAGATCATGGAGCTGGATCCGGGCGAGCTTAGGCTGGACGACGAGCTTGACGATATTTCGCAAGCGGCATCAGGCAAAGATAGCGCCTTTGACGAGCTAAACGAGATAGTAAAAGCTATCGACGATATGGATGAGCTAAGCGAAAAACTCGGAGACGAAGAGCTGGATTTGCACGACGCGGATGATGAGGCTATGGAATTTGAAGAGTTTGAAATAGCCGCAAAAGACGATAAATTTGACGATTTTTCTGCAGATTTGGATGCGCCGGATGAGCTTATGGATATCAAATTTGAAACGACGGACGAGCCTGAACTCGCTGAACTCGGCGCAACGGAGTTTGTCGCCGCGGACGGCGAAGAGGGACTTGAAGAGGCTCAAGATAAATTTGAGCTTGACTTTGACGGCAGTATCGAGGATATCAAGCATCAAATCGACGAAATAGACAAGATGGACGAGCTATCTGAAAATTTGGATGCAAGCGACGAGCCTTCGGACACTAAATTTGAAACGGCGGATGAGCTTGATATGGCCGAGTTTGCCGATATGGATAGCGCGGACGAGCCCGAAGTTCCGCAAAGTCTTGAGCGAACGGAAAATAGCGATAAATTTACTACAGAAGAAGCCAAAGAGCAAGATGATATCTTTGCCGATATCGATATGAAATTTGACGAGCCCGACGAGCAAATGGTGCAGGTCAAAAATAGCGCCTTGGGCGATGAGTTTTTGCTGGGCGACACAGAAGCGGTTGGCGAGACGGAGCTAGCGGAGTTTGCGACTGAGGAAAATTTGGCACAAGATGTTTTAGATGGCGAGCTTGCGGAGGATATTTTTGCCGCGGATGAGCAAGATGAGGCGGAAGCGGGCTTGGAGCAAGACGTGCAAGAAATCATCGAATCTGACGACATACAAAACGAGCCTGAAATAGTGCAGGAACTTCATCCGAGCGAGTATGGCGATATCGAGCAAATCAGCGAAAAAGATATGGCCATGGCGCTTAACGAAAGCGGATTTGAGGGCGGCGAAGCGGCGAATTTGAGCTCGCAAAAAGCTCAAACCACATCAAAGATAAACGAGCTTAAGGCTCAAATTTCAGACGCCGTGGCTAAAAATCTAGAAAATTCGTTGCAAGACGGCGAACTGCGAGAAGCTCTAAAAAATCTCAACATAAAAATCAATATAAGCTTTGAGGAAAAATAG
- the fliR gene encoding flagellar biosynthetic protein FliR encodes MELVEFFAPERVITFMLLFARIGGLMLFFPFYGHEQIPMSVKTAFSFLLTLFLFPLASIKSGEIYYLAVEIVSEAALGVCAGLLLHIVFASLQLAGEQISMIMGFSMASVLDPQTGLSSPVISNIINFLALMTFLAFDGHHLILLFISNSLTHVPLGGFYPSPDIVQYASKSMINLFTFGFIISFPILALSLLSDLIFGMLMKTMPQFNLLVVGYPIKITIGFAVLIAILAGMMELFRQLVLRVINDLPSLFF; translated from the coding sequence GTGGAGCTAGTCGAGTTTTTTGCGCCCGAGCGCGTCATCACTTTTATGCTGCTGTTTGCGCGTATCGGCGGGCTGATGCTATTTTTCCCATTTTACGGGCACGAGCAGATCCCCATGAGCGTCAAGACCGCGTTTTCGTTTTTACTCACGCTGTTTTTGTTTCCGCTTGCTAGTATTAAAAGCGGCGAAATTTACTATCTAGCCGTCGAGATCGTGAGTGAGGCGGCGCTAGGAGTTTGCGCAGGACTGTTGCTTCACATCGTTTTTGCTAGTTTGCAGCTAGCGGGCGAGCAGATCTCGATGATTATGGGCTTTTCGATGGCTTCGGTGCTGGACCCTCAGACCGGCCTTAGCTCGCCCGTGATCTCAAATATAATAAATTTCCTCGCGCTCATGACCTTTTTGGCCTTTGACGGGCATCATTTGATCTTGCTTTTTATCTCAAATTCCCTCACACACGTCCCGCTGGGCGGCTTTTATCCGAGCCCCGATATCGTGCAGTACGCCTCAAAATCCATGATAAATTTGTTTACTTTCGGGTTTATCATTTCCTTCCCGATTTTGGCGCTTTCGCTGCTTTCTGATTTGATTTTTGGAATGCTGATGAAGACTATGCCGCAGTTTAACCTACTAGTCGTGGGCTATCCGATCAAGATCACGATCGGCTTTGCCGTGCTGATCGCGATACTAGCGGGTATGATGGAGCTTTTTAGGCAGCTTGTGCTTCGCGTTATCAACGACCTTCCGTCGCTATTTTTCTAA
- a CDS encoding ABC transporter ATP-binding protein, translating to MEILKGVNLGFAYDYTLFEDVNLSVNAGGSCAITGVSGCGKSTILHILSTLLRPKNGEVIYGGKSLYDLTTNELLRIRRFDFGIIFQAHYLFKGFSAHENIELASVLSAQKIDDEILANLKIDGVMNQKVGELSGGQQQRVSIARVLCKKPRVIFADEPTGNLDKQTANEVMQTLFNYIKANDAALVLVTHDNELAQRCDEVYRLEDKKFSLISPEAI from the coding sequence ATGGAAATCTTAAAGGGCGTAAATCTAGGCTTTGCGTATGATTATACGCTCTTTGAGGATGTAAATTTAAGCGTAAATGCCGGCGGTAGCTGCGCTATAACGGGCGTCAGCGGCTGCGGCAAATCAACCATACTTCATATACTTTCCACTCTTTTACGACCCAAAAACGGCGAAGTTATCTACGGCGGTAAGTCGCTTTACGATCTAACGACAAACGAACTCTTGCGCATCCGCAGATTTGATTTCGGTATCATTTTTCAGGCGCACTATCTTTTTAAAGGCTTTAGCGCGCACGAAAATATCGAGCTGGCCTCCGTTTTATCCGCGCAAAAAATCGATGATGAAATTTTGGCAAATTTAAAGATAGACGGCGTAATGAATCAAAAAGTAGGCGAGCTAAGCGGCGGGCAGCAGCAGCGCGTCTCTATCGCTAGAGTGCTTTGCAAAAAGCCGCGCGTGATATTTGCCGACGAGCCGACGGGAAATCTAGACAAACAGACTGCAAACGAAGTGATGCAAACGCTGTTTAATTATATCAAAGCAAACGATGCGGCGCTGGTTTTGGTTACTCACGACAACGAACTTGCGCAAAGATGCGACGAGGTTTATCGCCTCGAAGATAAAAAATTCTCTTTAATTTCTCCTGAAGCTATTTGA
- the tsf gene encoding translation elongation factor Ts: MEISAQMVKELRESTGAGMMDCKKALAEANGDMEKAVDILREKGLGQAAKKADRLASEGLVSVVVCDHCKTATISEINSETDFVAKNAQFQNLTKDTTAHIQTNLIKDVESLNASVINGVKFEDYFKSQIATIGENLVVRRFETIKADDKGVVNGYVHSNGRVGVLIGLACQSAEIANKAAEFARNLCMHAAAMKPSVISYKDLDKEFVEKEFIALRAELEKDNEELKRLGKPLHHIPEYASRCQIGDAELAKATKAIEEELKAEGKPEKIWDKIIPGKIERFYADNTVLDQRLTLLGQFYVMDDKKTIEQVIEEKGKELGGKIEVVKYVRFELGEGLEKKNEDFAAEVAAQIG, translated from the coding sequence ATGGAAATCAGCGCACAAATGGTAAAAGAGCTCCGCGAATCAACCGGAGCCGGAATGATGGACTGCAAAAAGGCGCTAGCCGAGGCTAACGGCGATATGGAAAAAGCCGTCGATATCCTTCGCGAAAAGGGTCTAGGTCAAGCCGCTAAAAAGGCTGACCGCCTAGCTAGCGAGGGTCTTGTGAGCGTTGTCGTTTGCGATCACTGCAAAACCGCAACTATCAGCGAGATAAACTCTGAGACCGACTTCGTCGCTAAAAATGCTCAGTTTCAAAATTTAACCAAAGACACTACGGCGCACATCCAAACAAATTTGATAAAAGACGTCGAGAGCCTAAACGCAAGCGTTATCAACGGCGTTAAATTTGAGGATTATTTCAAAAGCCAGATCGCTACTATCGGCGAAAATTTGGTCGTTCGTCGCTTTGAGACTATAAAAGCGGACGACAAAGGCGTAGTGAACGGCTACGTACACTCAAACGGCCGCGTAGGCGTACTAATCGGCCTAGCTTGCCAAAGCGCAGAAATCGCAAACAAAGCGGCTGAATTTGCAAGAAATTTGTGCATGCACGCAGCCGCTATGAAGCCAAGCGTAATAAGCTATAAAGATCTTGACAAAGAGTTTGTCGAGAAGGAATTTATCGCGCTTCGCGCCGAGCTTGAAAAAGATAACGAAGAGCTAAAACGCCTAGGTAAACCGCTTCATCACATCCCAGAGTATGCTAGCCGCTGCCAGATAGGCGATGCCGAGCTTGCAAAAGCTACAAAAGCGATCGAAGAAGAGCTAAAAGCCGAGGGCAAACCTGAGAAAATTTGGGATAAGATCATCCCTGGCAAGATCGAGAGATTTTACGCGGACAACACCGTTTTAGATCAGCGCCTTACGCTACTTGGACAGTTTTACGTAATGGACGATAAAAAAACTATCGAGCAAGTCATTGAAGAAAAAGGCAAAGAGCTAGGCGGTAAGATCGAAGTAGTAAAATACGTTCGCTTCGAGCTTGGCGAAGGCCTAGAGAAGAAAAACGAGGACTTTGCGGCCGAGGTTGCGGCGCAAATAGGCTAA
- the rpsB gene encoding 30S ribosomal protein S2 has translation MVTMRDLLECGVHFGHQTRRWNPKMKKFIFGERKGIYIIDLQKTIRYFRYTYNVVRDAAAEGKTILFVGTKKQAGATLKEYAEKCGMPYVNHRWLGGMMTNFGTIRQSIRKLEVIEAMEEDGSINLLTKKEALMLRRKKEKLLASLGGIRNLKTVPDMIFVIDTVKEKIAVQEANRLKIPVVAPIDTNCDPDVIDFPIPGNDDAIRSVQLFCQEMAEAIIEGRSQLEKDGGELEEGKEAVSQAEKDAVVNEAVNEDFSEDFSEDEE, from the coding sequence ATGGTAACAATGAGAGATTTGCTAGAGTGCGGCGTTCATTTCGGACACCAAACGCGCAGATGGAATCCGAAGATGAAAAAATTCATTTTCGGCGAGAGAAAAGGTATCTATATCATAGATCTACAAAAAACTATCCGCTACTTCCGCTACACTTATAATGTCGTTCGCGACGCGGCTGCAGAGGGTAAAACCATACTTTTCGTAGGCACCAAAAAACAAGCCGGCGCAACTCTAAAAGAGTATGCTGAAAAATGCGGCATGCCGTACGTAAATCACCGCTGGCTAGGCGGCATGATGACGAACTTCGGCACTATCCGCCAGTCTATCCGCAAACTCGAAGTAATCGAGGCTATGGAAGAAGACGGCTCTATAAATTTATTAACTAAAAAAGAAGCTCTAATGCTTCGCCGCAAAAAAGAGAAGCTTCTAGCGTCTCTAGGCGGTATCAGAAACCTAAAAACCGTGCCTGATATGATTTTCGTCATCGACACAGTAAAAGAAAAAATCGCCGTTCAAGAGGCTAACCGCCTAAAAATCCCTGTCGTAGCTCCGATCGATACAAACTGCGATCCTGACGTTATTGACTTCCCGATTCCTGGCAACGACGACGCGATCCGCTCGGTTCAGCTTTTCTGCCAAGAGATGGCCGAGGCTATCATCGAGGGACGCTCTCAGCTTGAAAAAGACGGCGGCGAGCTAGAAGAAGGCAAAGAGGCCGTAAGCCAAGCCGAAAAAGACGCAGTCGTAAACGAAGCTGTTAACGAAGACTTCTCAGAGGACTTCAGCGAGGACGAAGAGTAA
- the iadA gene encoding beta-aspartyl-peptidase, translated as MLLLKNADLYAPEHIGRSEVLLGGGKILAVSKGLDFRVEGLEVYDLEGKILAPGLIDQHVHITGGGGEAGYHSRTPEITLSGIIRYGTTTVVGTLGTDGCTRSLENLYSKAKALEYEGISTFIHTGSYALPSVTFTDSVARDLVLIDKVIGCKIAMSDNRGSYPTSQELIKTLTQIRIGGMISKKGGVLHMHMGGLADKFDLIFSVIKDYSFPVNYFSPTHCARTKELFDEAIKFQKMGGYIDITSGGSQFMPLHEAIAYGLANGLNLERLTMSSDGNGSVPRFDENGALVGYGCASCETNLEVLQACVKNKILTIPQALSMMGKNVAKCLNLSGKGEIKVGFDADFAVFDEALNLDSVIAKGEFCVKEGKLVKKGFFE; from the coding sequence ATGCTGTTACTTAAAAACGCCGATCTATACGCGCCAGAGCACATCGGTAGGAGCGAGGTTTTGCTCGGCGGAGGTAAAATTTTAGCCGTTTCTAAGGGGCTTGATTTTCGAGTTGAGGGTCTCGAGGTTTATGACCTAGAGGGTAAAATTTTAGCGCCCGGGCTCATCGATCAGCACGTGCACATCACGGGCGGCGGCGGCGAGGCTGGTTATCACTCGCGAACGCCCGAAATAACGCTATCTGGGATCATCCGCTACGGCACGACGACGGTCGTAGGCACGCTAGGTACCGACGGGTGCACGAGGAGTCTCGAAAATCTCTACTCAAAAGCCAAGGCGCTTGAATACGAGGGCATCTCGACCTTCATCCACACGGGCTCTTACGCGCTGCCTAGCGTTACATTTACGGACTCCGTCGCGCGCGATCTGGTGCTCATCGACAAGGTCATCGGCTGTAAGATTGCGATGAGCGACAACCGCGGCAGCTACCCGACCTCTCAGGAGCTCATCAAGACCCTGACGCAGATACGCATCGGCGGAATGATCTCGAAAAAAGGCGGCGTGCTGCATATGCATATGGGCGGGCTCGCGGATAAATTCGATCTGATTTTTAGCGTGATCAAGGATTATTCGTTCCCTGTTAATTACTTTTCGCCGACGCACTGCGCGCGGACGAAGGAGCTCTTTGACGAGGCGATTAAATTTCAAAAAATGGGCGGCTACATAGACATCACGAGCGGAGGAAGCCAGTTTATGCCGCTTCACGAAGCTATCGCGTACGGGCTAGCTAACGGGCTAAATTTAGAGCGCCTAACCATGAGCTCAGACGGTAACGGCAGCGTGCCTAGATTTGACGAAAACGGCGCACTAGTTGGCTACGGCTGCGCCTCGTGCGAGACGAATTTAGAGGTCTTGCAAGCCTGCGTCAAAAATAAAATCCTAACCATCCCGCAAGCTCTAAGCATGATGGGCAAAAACGTCGCAAAATGCCTAAATCTAAGCGGCAAAGGCGAGATAAAAGTAGGCTTTGATGCCGATTTTGCGGTATTTGACGAAGCTCTAAACCTAGATAGCGTGATCGCAAAAGGGGAGTTTTGCGTGAAAGAGGGCAAGCTCGTGAAAAAGGGATTTTTTGAGTAA